Proteins co-encoded in one Ruegeria sp. HKCCD4315 genomic window:
- a CDS encoding MATE family efflux transporter, with protein sequence MTKVMTYPAHFRAIAVLGLPLVGGHLAQFAIGLTDTIMLGWYGVEALAAVTLASSYYFVLFLFGAGFGWAVMPMVATAAAEGDETSIRRSTRMGLWLSLLYAVVVMPLLWWSYPILIAMKQEPQVAETASEYLRVAGWGLFPALIVMVLKSYLAALERTQIVLWITVAAAFVNAVTNYALIFGNWGAPELGVMGAAIASIATQVVSLIAVVIYVVRTLPEHSLFQRFWRPDWEMFVSVWKLGVPIGLTTLAEVSLFATSAVMMGWLGQVPLAAHGIALNLASATFMVHLGLSNAATIRAGNALGRRDRAHLEKGAIAVTGMSLVMSVFTVILFLTCAEPLISLFMEADDPQRGQILAIGTGLLAMAALFQLVDGAQVIALGLLRGLQDAKIPMVMAALSYWVVGIPASYYFGFVRQMDGIGIWLGLVLGLAFAAVLLMARFWMHSVRQMPAAAEPA encoded by the coding sequence ATGACAAAAGTGATGACATACCCCGCCCATTTTCGGGCGATTGCCGTGCTTGGCTTGCCGCTGGTCGGTGGCCATCTGGCGCAGTTTGCCATCGGTTTGACCGATACCATCATGTTGGGTTGGTACGGGGTCGAGGCACTTGCTGCCGTCACGTTGGCCAGCAGCTATTACTTTGTGCTGTTTTTGTTTGGGGCCGGGTTCGGCTGGGCGGTCATGCCGATGGTTGCCACAGCTGCGGCGGAAGGGGACGAAACCAGTATTCGACGCTCGACCCGCATGGGGCTTTGGCTGTCTTTGCTGTACGCAGTAGTGGTCATGCCGTTGCTGTGGTGGTCTTATCCAATCCTGATCGCCATGAAGCAGGAGCCACAGGTTGCTGAAACAGCATCAGAATATCTGCGTGTAGCTGGTTGGGGGTTGTTTCCGGCCCTTATCGTGATGGTGCTCAAATCCTACCTTGCGGCCTTGGAGCGCACGCAAATCGTTCTGTGGATTACAGTCGCGGCGGCATTTGTGAACGCGGTGACCAACTATGCGCTGATCTTCGGCAATTGGGGCGCACCGGAATTGGGTGTGATGGGTGCAGCAATCGCCTCAATCGCGACGCAGGTCGTTTCGCTGATCGCTGTCGTCATCTACGTGGTTCGAACGCTGCCGGAGCACAGCCTTTTTCAGCGTTTCTGGCGACCGGATTGGGAGATGTTCGTCAGTGTTTGGAAGCTCGGGGTTCCCATTGGCCTGACCACGTTGGCCGAGGTGTCTTTGTTTGCGACATCAGCTGTGATGATGGGCTGGTTGGGACAGGTTCCACTGGCGGCGCATGGGATCGCGCTGAACCTCGCTTCGGCCACGTTCATGGTGCATTTGGGGCTGTCAAATGCGGCCACTATCCGAGCCGGTAATGCGCTGGGACGTCGGGATCGCGCGCATCTGGAGAAAGGCGCAATTGCGGTGACAGGCATGTCTCTGGTTATGTCTGTGTTCACAGTCATCCTGTTTCTGACCTGTGCCGAACCACTGATTTCCCTGTTCATGGAGGCAGACGATCCACAGCGCGGACAAATCCTGGCCATTGGAACCGGGTTGCTTGCCATGGCGGCGTTGTTTCAGTTGGTGGACGGTGCGCAGGTCATCGCGCTGGGCCTGTTGCGCGGGTTGCAGGATGCCAAGATTCCCATGGTCATGGCAGCGCTCAGCTATTGGGTCGTGGGTATCCCGGCGTCGTACTATTTCGGTTTCGTCCGGCAGATGGATGGCATTGGAATCTGGCTGGGGCTCGTGCTTGGCTTGGCATTTGCTGCCGTACTGCTCATGGCCCGGTTCTGGATGCATTCGGTGCGGCAAATGCCAGCGGCGGCTGAGCCTGCTTAG